A single genomic interval of Saccharospirillum mangrovi harbors:
- a CDS encoding translocation/assembly module TamB domain-containing protein: MAWRLRQGAARAWLIGLGSLLGLVLILALTLAWLLASESGRLTVLSLVEYALPKVTQQHLDTEGARSPSLGEWHFERLSWRSGDTGPAVDATDLQLHWQPSYLWQKRLWLEQLKAADIDVRIPAAEPSEDSEDNTGKPFSIPDVAALWAKLPSARLDQLDVDRLSLQHPALPDLSTTVRGELAVNWGSWPARLDVTLSEGDTSELRLEVNVDAVDALRIQGELNAPADSAWARAFEWPLPQAVTGEWDLELSQRQGQIQLSIDQLALPWREQSLRASGDISFDPNNSRLFFSEFDVSADGQPARVHGFIQADRADLSLHADALPLALARPWLPLDGLDGAVSVNGQLTGGWRTPRFAGNAAFTGEWRDEAVQLTTRSSATLSAVTIDQLDLSWGPAQLQAVGRVDWTQQRLDLTLEGQHIADRHWRPWVPAWPSAIHIDDANVSGVINGPLRQPVLNADLSASGAYQDQPLQLHTPVQLSVQQLTLADIDLRSDLGTATGHATIDFSALTLTANSRFSQVHSDWLPVFGARLPGDHDWTVDGQLDWHGDLRNPDAEGALNVKGQWQQQRLRAEVAVNALNLHRVQLGASQVELGDTQTGIEGTVNWRERRIDLNATPQGVRLASIRPFTPAWPTLFDELSGQIDGQLSLNGPWAQPRLRSDLTLNGQWQSTPLNAHLQVQAQQRQHWQIDHSWVRWGDAEVRYDGWLEPFAPALDGDFEVQDFTVEQLQLLPLTLPEPLDQLTGLANASGHISGPLLQPTLSDSQADFTGQLAQTPLQLQLELNAAGAQQLDIERLQLNSESAALTLSGQYQRDSQTVNMDADLTQLDWARVEPWLPDNLRAPLDTLTGEASGRLSAQGQWPQLTLDGQLRADGRFRERSFWLNWHGKGEWQGALDHSLNLLWGDAKLDGELSSSGEQLDGQLSVIDLDIEQLRALGIPLDRGVSGRLNADLGLAGSMMDPAIDLQLQATGQWQPVNIGLTEATAWRIDIDGAGRRDDWKLTRAEADLGQAGQLSLSGAGSMNALTLNGDVNIIDSRYWLANRPEWAGELAGDFELTGSTDKPEVRADLDWQSERWPLTLHLDLDTLDGEHRLNARLNENDIERLSVAVHTAQTALSDWKGEPTDRPFNAEFRFDTDSTVFDPFFQGRPDQDFSGQLQGRLTIDGSLTQPQWNGDLRLSGGRYENATYGAVLSDMNGELNADNRTLQLTLDASDDGGGRVGLAGSVVWPEEREVWWMPDLDLTMTTRNAHLLRRADMDASVSGEISVAGPWRDLLASGNVEVSPLTIQLNSLLQSGAPSLNIVRNDSTATDEDDAAAPRPLAPQGQWQVRLRADRRAQIYGQGLEAELSGELDLSDELTSPQVGGRFQVIRGTYTAFGKIFQITDGNIQVQGSQILLDITASYSNPELSVDLRITGTQDQLNLTLTSTPALANDELLARLLFGTSLNEMNAVQAFQLATALNSLRDPNSGLDLFGTTRELLGLDSLSLDSDVNEAGETGVNVQAGKYLSDQLYLQVESGVRTEQSFAGRLQFQVTPQVSLELYTNGQYGSGGLELNWSEDY, encoded by the coding sequence ATGGCCTGGCGACTGCGACAGGGCGCCGCCCGCGCCTGGCTGATCGGCCTCGGCAGCCTGCTCGGTCTGGTGTTGATACTGGCGCTGACACTCGCCTGGTTGCTGGCCAGCGAAAGCGGCCGGTTGACAGTGCTCAGCCTGGTCGAATACGCGCTGCCCAAAGTCACTCAGCAACATCTGGACACCGAGGGCGCACGCAGCCCATCGCTGGGCGAATGGCATTTTGAACGCCTGAGCTGGCGCAGCGGCGACACCGGCCCGGCCGTAGACGCCACCGATCTGCAACTGCATTGGCAACCCAGTTACCTGTGGCAGAAACGGCTGTGGCTGGAACAACTGAAAGCGGCCGACATCGATGTCCGCATTCCGGCAGCCGAACCCAGCGAAGACAGTGAAGACAACACCGGCAAACCGTTCAGCATTCCCGACGTCGCCGCCCTGTGGGCAAAGCTGCCCAGCGCCCGTCTGGATCAACTCGACGTTGACCGGCTGAGCCTCCAACATCCGGCCCTGCCCGACTTAAGCACTACGGTGCGCGGCGAACTGGCCGTCAACTGGGGCAGCTGGCCGGCCCGGCTGGATGTCACCTTAAGCGAAGGCGACACCAGCGAACTTCGACTTGAAGTCAACGTCGATGCGGTTGACGCCCTGCGCATTCAAGGCGAGCTGAACGCCCCAGCCGACAGCGCCTGGGCGCGTGCCTTCGAGTGGCCGCTGCCACAAGCGGTGACTGGCGAGTGGGATCTGGAGCTGAGCCAACGCCAGGGCCAGATTCAACTGAGCATCGACCAACTGGCGCTGCCCTGGCGCGAGCAATCGCTGCGCGCCAGCGGCGACATCAGCTTCGATCCCAACAACAGCCGATTGTTTTTCTCCGAATTCGACGTCAGCGCCGACGGCCAACCGGCCCGGGTGCACGGTTTCATTCAGGCCGATCGGGCCGATTTATCGCTGCACGCCGATGCTCTGCCGCTGGCACTGGCGCGGCCCTGGCTGCCGCTGGACGGGCTCGACGGCGCGGTCTCGGTTAATGGTCAACTGACCGGCGGCTGGCGCACGCCGCGCTTTGCCGGTAACGCCGCCTTCACCGGCGAATGGCGTGACGAAGCCGTGCAACTGACCACCCGCTCCAGTGCCACACTCAGCGCCGTCACCATCGACCAGCTCGATCTGAGCTGGGGGCCGGCGCAGTTGCAGGCCGTCGGCCGCGTTGACTGGACGCAGCAACGGCTCGATTTAACGCTCGAAGGCCAACACATCGCCGACCGCCATTGGCGCCCCTGGGTGCCGGCCTGGCCCAGCGCCATTCACATCGACGACGCCAACGTCAGCGGCGTGATTAACGGCCCGCTGCGCCAGCCGGTGCTCAATGCCGACCTGAGCGCCAGCGGCGCCTATCAGGACCAGCCGCTGCAATTGCACACGCCGGTGCAACTGAGCGTGCAACAACTGACGCTGGCCGACATCGACCTGCGTTCCGATCTGGGCACAGCAACGGGCCACGCCACGATCGATTTCTCCGCCCTCACGCTGACGGCAAACAGCCGTTTCAGTCAGGTGCATTCCGACTGGCTGCCAGTGTTTGGCGCACGTCTGCCCGGCGATCACGACTGGACCGTTGACGGCCAACTCGACTGGCACGGCGACCTGCGCAACCCCGACGCCGAAGGCGCGCTCAACGTTAAGGGCCAATGGCAGCAGCAACGCCTGCGCGCCGAGGTCGCGGTGAACGCACTGAACCTGCATCGGGTGCAACTGGGCGCCAGCCAGGTCGAACTCGGCGACACCCAAACCGGCATCGAAGGCACAGTGAACTGGCGCGAGCGGCGCATCGATCTGAACGCCACACCGCAAGGCGTCCGCTTAGCCAGCATCCGCCCATTCACACCAGCCTGGCCGACACTGTTCGACGAACTGAGCGGCCAGATTGACGGCCAACTGAGCCTGAACGGCCCCTGGGCCCAACCGCGTTTGCGCTCCGATCTGACACTCAACGGCCAATGGCAAAGCACGCCGTTGAACGCCCATTTGCAGGTTCAGGCGCAGCAACGCCAGCACTGGCAAATTGATCACAGCTGGGTGCGCTGGGGCGACGCCGAAGTGCGCTACGACGGCTGGCTGGAACCCTTCGCACCAGCACTGGACGGCGACTTCGAGGTCCAGGATTTCACCGTCGAGCAACTGCAATTACTGCCGCTGACGTTGCCCGAACCGCTCGACCAACTGACCGGCCTCGCCAACGCCAGCGGTCACATCAGCGGCCCGTTACTGCAACCGACGCTGAGCGACAGCCAGGCCGACTTCACCGGCCAACTGGCGCAAACGCCATTGCAACTGCAACTTGAATTGAACGCCGCCGGCGCGCAGCAACTGGACATCGAACGTCTGCAACTGAACTCCGAATCGGCCGCGCTGACGCTGAGCGGCCAGTACCAGCGAGACAGCCAGACCGTCAATATGGACGCCGATCTGACGCAACTCGACTGGGCCCGCGTCGAACCCTGGCTGCCCGACAACCTGCGTGCGCCGCTCGACACCTTAACCGGCGAAGCCTCCGGCCGACTGTCCGCCCAGGGCCAATGGCCGCAATTAACGCTCGACGGCCAACTGCGCGCCGACGGTCGTTTCCGTGAGCGCAGTTTCTGGTTGAACTGGCACGGCAAAGGCGAGTGGCAAGGTGCACTCGACCACAGCCTCAATCTGCTCTGGGGCGACGCCAAACTGGACGGCGAACTGAGCAGCAGCGGCGAACAACTGGACGGCCAACTCAGCGTCATCGACCTCGACATCGAGCAACTGCGCGCCCTGGGCATACCGCTCGATCGCGGCGTCAGCGGCCGACTGAACGCCGACCTCGGCCTCGCCGGCTCGATGATGGACCCGGCCATCGACTTACAACTGCAAGCCACCGGCCAATGGCAGCCCGTCAACATCGGCCTGACCGAAGCCACCGCCTGGCGCATCGACATCGACGGCGCCGGCCGGCGCGACGACTGGAAACTGACGCGGGCCGAAGCGGATTTAGGCCAGGCCGGCCAGTTGTCACTCAGCGGCGCGGGTTCGATGAACGCCTTAACGCTGAACGGCGACGTTAACATCATCGACAGCCGCTACTGGCTCGCCAACCGACCCGAGTGGGCCGGCGAACTGGCCGGCGATTTCGAACTGACCGGCTCGACCGACAAACCGGAAGTGCGCGCCGATCTCGACTGGCAATCCGAGCGCTGGCCGCTGACGCTGCACCTGGATCTGGACACCCTGGACGGCGAACACCGTCTCAACGCCCGCCTCAACGAAAACGACATCGAGCGTTTGAGCGTCGCCGTGCACACCGCCCAAACCGCGCTCAGCGACTGGAAAGGCGAACCCACCGACCGGCCGTTCAACGCCGAATTCCGTTTCGATACCGACTCCACCGTCTTCGATCCGTTCTTCCAGGGCCGCCCCGATCAGGATTTCAGCGGCCAGTTGCAAGGCCGTCTGACCATCGACGGCAGCCTGACGCAACCGCAATGGAACGGCGATCTGCGCTTAAGCGGCGGCCGCTATGAAAACGCCACCTACGGCGCCGTATTGTCAGACATGAACGGTGAACTGAACGCCGACAACCGCACGCTGCAACTGACGCTCGACGCCAGCGACGACGGCGGCGGCCGCGTCGGTCTGGCCGGTTCCGTGGTGTGGCCGGAAGAGCGCGAAGTCTGGTGGATGCCGGACCTCGATCTGACCATGACCACGCGCAACGCCCACCTGCTGCGCCGCGCCGATATGGACGCCAGCGTCAGCGGCGAAATCAGCGTCGCCGGCCCGTGGCGCGACTTACTTGCCTCCGGCAACGTCGAGGTCTCGCCGTTAACCATCCAGCTCAATTCGCTGCTGCAAAGTGGCGCGCCCAGCCTGAACATCGTGCGCAACGACAGCACCGCCACCGACGAAGACGACGCAGCCGCACCGCGCCCACTGGCACCGCAAGGCCAATGGCAAGTGCGACTGCGCGCCGACCGCCGGGCACAGATTTACGGCCAGGGTCTGGAAGCGGAACTCTCGGGTGAACTCGATTTAAGCGACGAACTGACCAGCCCGCAGGTCGGCGGTCGCTTCCAGGTGATTCGCGGAACCTACACCGCCTTCGGCAAAATCTTCCAGATTACCGACGGCAACATTCAGGTGCAGGGCAGCCAGATTCTGCTCGACATCACCGCCAGCTACAGCAACCCGGAACTGAGCGTCGACCTGCGCATCACCGGCACTCAGGATCAGCTCAACCTGACGCTGACCTCGACACCCGCGCTGGCCAACGACGAACTGCTGGCACGACTGCTGTTCGGCACCAGCCTGAACGAAATGAACGCCGTCCAGGCGTTCCAGCTGGCAACCGCTCTGAACAGCCTGCGCGACCCCAATTCCGGCCTGGACCTGTTCGGCACCACACGCGAACTGCTCGGCCTGGATTCACTGTCGCTCGACAGCGACGTCAACGAAGCCGGCGAAACCGGCGTCAACGTCCAGGCCGGCAAATACCTCTCCGACCAACTCTATCTGCAAGTCGAATCCGGCGTACGCACCGAACAAAGCTTCGCCGGCCGACTGCAATTCCAGGTCACGCCGCAAGTCAGTTTGGAGCTCTACACCAATGGGCAATATGGTTCAGGCGGCTTGGAGTTGAACTGGAGTGAGGATTATTAG
- a CDS encoding phytanoyl-CoA dioxygenase family protein, translating into MSAQPANRYGFGDNAPGNNSIGNTGDVQLRDLRKQRPLRVLSEADFAHWQSNGYVIVRNAIDADAVERTRALLWEFQEMDPNDSATWYQDQRRDHAMVELNNSGMVECYNHPLLWANRQTPRVYDAFVDIWDREDLWVTIDRANLNPPNNSQRAFSGFIHWDANTTLDPLPINVQGVLALSDTDDDTGGFQCVPELFRDFDAWRANQPADRDPYRPDLGELQPTSIPMRAGDLLIFNSLLAHGIRPNRSDRVRMAQYIAMVPADEANTEMRDWRVQSWRDREPPQGYAFPGDPREWEKVKYGRAELTELGEKLLGLKSWR; encoded by the coding sequence ATGAGTGCTCAACCCGCCAACCGCTACGGCTTCGGCGACAACGCCCCGGGCAATAATTCCATCGGCAATACCGGCGATGTGCAACTGCGCGACCTGCGCAAACAGCGGCCGCTGCGTGTGCTCAGCGAAGCCGATTTCGCGCACTGGCAGAGCAACGGTTATGTGATTGTGCGCAACGCCATCGATGCCGATGCCGTCGAACGCACCCGCGCGCTGCTGTGGGAATTCCAGGAAATGGACCCGAACGACAGCGCGACCTGGTATCAGGATCAGCGCCGCGATCACGCCATGGTCGAGCTGAACAACTCCGGCATGGTCGAGTGCTACAACCATCCGCTGCTGTGGGCCAACCGCCAGACGCCGCGCGTCTACGACGCCTTTGTCGATATCTGGGACCGCGAGGATTTGTGGGTCACCATCGACCGCGCCAATCTCAACCCGCCCAACAACAGCCAGCGCGCGTTCAGCGGCTTTATTCACTGGGACGCCAACACCACGCTCGACCCGTTGCCGATTAACGTCCAGGGCGTGCTGGCGCTGAGCGACACCGACGACGACACCGGCGGCTTCCAATGCGTGCCGGAACTGTTCCGCGATTTCGACGCCTGGCGCGCCAACCAACCGGCTGATCGCGACCCGTACCGCCCCGACCTGGGCGAGTTGCAACCGACGTCCATTCCCATGCGCGCCGGCGATCTGTTGATCTTCAACTCGCTGCTGGCGCACGGCATTCGCCCCAACCGTTCCGACCGGGTGCGCATGGCGCAATACATCGCCATGGTGCCGGCCGACGAAGCCAACACTGAAATGCGCGACTGGCGCGTGCAATCCTGGCGCGACCGCGAACCGCCACAAGGCTACGCCTTCCCGGGCGATCCGCGTGAGTGGGAGAAGGTGAAGTATGGGCGGGCGGAGCTGACGGAGCTTGGGGAGAAGTTGTTGGGGTTAAAGTCCTGGCGTTAA